In Allocoprobacillus halotolerans, a genomic segment contains:
- a CDS encoding cysteine hydrolase family protein, which yields MTRKTIIVVDMQNDFVTGSLKTAEACATIPVIRDLLDNNKDAQVIFTQDTHHEDYLSTSEGKMLPIEHCLKGTEGWEIVPGLKEYANEAIVVEKPTFGSLQLPELIASYQPEEIVLVGVCTDICVISNALILKANFPEIPMTVYENACAGVNESKHKAAIETMKSCQIQVLDYE from the coding sequence ATGACAAGAAAAACGATTATTGTTGTGGATATGCAAAATGATTTTGTGACAGGAAGTTTAAAAACAGCAGAGGCTTGTGCGACAATTCCAGTGATTCGTGATTTGTTAGACAATAACAAAGATGCACAAGTGATTTTTACACAAGATACACATCATGAAGATTATTTATCAACAAGTGAGGGTAAAATGTTACCAATTGAACATTGTTTGAAAGGAACAGAAGGATGGGAAATTGTACCAGGATTAAAAGAATATGCAAATGAAGCCATTGTGGTAGAAAAACCAACATTTGGAAGTTTGCAATTACCTGAATTGATTGCTTCATATCAACCTGAAGAAATTGTGCTTGTAGGTGTTTGTACAGATATTTGTGTGATTTCTAATGCTTTAATTTTAAAAGCAAATTTTCCTGAAATACCAATGACAGTTTATGAAAATGCTTGTGCTGGCGTGAATGAAAGTAAACATAAAGCAGCTATTGAAACAATGAAAAGTTGTCAAATTCAGGTTTTAGACTATGAATAA
- the tnpC gene encoding IS66 family transposase, which produces MTYKRKKKNNKRGIDISSLPAVTKIYDLENKNCPDCGEPLRKIGENIRKELVYHPAKYEVIEHVQYVYTCDRCEEDSLKSKIFKADMKASVIYKSFASPSLLSYIIDNKFNKALPLYRQEVMFNQIGLKLSRQTMANWMIKLHDEYFKRMTDYMHKTLLQSEYLHADETTNQVLNVPDQKPTTKSYMWVYKTGRSEDKQIVHFIYENTRGHEHAKKHLEGYHNILQTDGYQAYDKLDDIRHMGCWAHCRRKYLEALDGAPSDTDLKGTASYRLLHKINKLFTLEKKLKGKSYEEIKDTRQKEAKPIIDDFFKDVKECAKVAVEKTKLSQALTYSINQEENLRLYLEDGRIEISNNRAENSIRPFCVGRRNWLFSNTVKGAEASAAIYSLLETAKLNNLKPYDYFEYLLTALTEIDINDDKELEKIMPWSKSLPENIYLTKKS; this is translated from the coding sequence GTGACATATAAACGAAAAAAGAAAAACAATAAACGTGGCATTGATATTTCATCATTACCCGCTGTAACAAAGATTTATGATCTAGAAAACAAGAACTGTCCTGACTGTGGTGAACCATTAAGAAAGATTGGTGAAAACATCAGAAAAGAACTTGTCTATCATCCTGCAAAATATGAAGTTATTGAGCATGTTCAATATGTCTATACCTGTGACAGATGTGAGGAAGATTCATTAAAATCAAAAATATTCAAGGCAGATATGAAAGCTTCCGTTATCTATAAGAGTTTTGCATCACCATCACTTTTATCATATATTATTGATAATAAATTCAATAAGGCATTGCCTTTATACAGACAGGAAGTGATGTTCAATCAGATTGGATTGAAACTATCAAGACAGACAATGGCCAACTGGATGATCAAGCTTCATGATGAATATTTCAAAAGAATGACTGATTATATGCATAAGACACTTCTTCAAAGTGAATATCTGCATGCGGATGAAACAACAAATCAGGTTTTGAATGTTCCAGACCAGAAACCAACAACAAAATCCTATATGTGGGTATACAAGACAGGACGAAGTGAAGACAAGCAAATTGTTCATTTCATTTATGAAAACACAAGAGGTCATGAACATGCAAAGAAACATCTTGAAGGATATCATAATATACTTCAGACAGATGGATATCAGGCCTATGACAAACTTGATGATATCAGACACATGGGATGCTGGGCACATTGTCGTCGAAAGTATTTAGAAGCACTTGATGGTGCACCATCTGATACAGATCTAAAAGGTACTGCAAGTTACAGACTTCTTCATAAGATCAATAAGCTTTTTACGCTTGAAAAGAAATTAAAAGGCAAAAGCTATGAAGAGATCAAAGACACAAGACAAAAAGAAGCAAAGCCAATCATTGATGATTTCTTCAAGGATGTCAAGGAATGTGCAAAAGTAGCAGTTGAAAAGACCAAACTCAGCCAAGCCTTAACATACAGTATCAACCAGGAAGAAAACTTAAGATTGTATCTTGAAGATGGTCGTATTGAAATATCCAACAATCGAGCAGAAAATTCAATTCGTCCATTCTGCGTAGGTCGTCGCAACTGGCTGTTTTCAAACACAGTTAAAGGAGCAGAAGCAAGTGCAGCAATCTATTCGCTCCTTGAAACAGCAAAACTTAATAATCTCAAGCCATATGATTATTTTGAATATCTTTTAACAGCATTAACTGAAATAGATATTAATGATGACAAGGAACTAGAAAAGATCATGCCATGGTCAAAATCATTACCAGAAAACATATATCTGACTAAAAAATCGTAG
- the tnpB gene encoding IS66 family insertion sequence element accessory protein TnpB (TnpB, as the term is used for proteins encoded by IS66 family insertion elements, is considered an accessory protein, since TnpC, encoded by a neighboring gene, is a DDE family transposase.), translated as MIINTDEIKNIYVSSHYVDMRKSIDGLTQIVNLQFQMNVLDHSLFIFTNKARNRIKILYYESNGFWLFIKRLEHGRFKIEEHDDSNTRKITSTQLNWLLEGLEFEEKFKEKQLLI; from the coding sequence ATGATCATTAACACCGATGAAATCAAGAATATATATGTTTCAAGCCATTATGTTGATATGCGAAAGTCGATTGATGGTTTGACACAGATCGTGAATCTTCAGTTTCAGATGAATGTTCTTGATCATAGTTTGTTTATCTTTACAAACAAAGCCAGAAACAGGATCAAGATACTCTATTATGAATCCAATGGTTTCTGGCTGTTTATCAAAAGACTTGAACATGGCAGGTTCAAGATTGAAGAACATGATGATTCCAATACAAGAAAAATAACTTCCACTCAGCTCAACTGGCTTCTGGAAGGCCTTGAATTTGAAGAAAAATTCAAAGAAAAACAGCTTCTCATCTAA
- the tnpA gene encoding IS66 family insertion sequence element accessory protein TnpA, whose product MKYDWKKIIDDQLNSGLTVNKYCDEHHLALSSFYKNKRKIQKDSVSTDIFLPVGVIDDMPALVSMNIDGHTVEFDSSLLDKVIGALK is encoded by the coding sequence ATGAAATATGATTGGAAAAAGATCATTGATGATCAGCTGAACAGTGGACTCACTGTTAATAAATACTGTGATGAACATCATCTTGCTCTCAGCTCTTTCTATAAAAATAAAAGGAAGATTCAAAAGGATTCGGTTTCTACTGATATCTTTCTGCCTGTTGGAGTTATTGATGACATGCCAGCTCTTGTATCGATGAATATTGATGGTCATACTGTTGAATTTGATTCTTCATTGCTTGATAAAGTCATTGGTGCATTAAAATGA
- a CDS encoding IS1634 family transposase, with translation MKYNPVVRPDRTVIVKNNGRQYVYLTQCVKYSPQLKRSVPSRVSIGKLDENGMLIPNKKYFELFPDSNDLDELGDRADFISIGPHLVVDKISGQLSLYSLLETVFHDKADKILDIATYMIMSENNVMQYFDDYGYSHSLFNKANFTDGTIGKLLGSLTGCQMDLFIRSWVAMQNKDGIYVCYDSSNMNTVAGSLTLAEYGHAKDDPDLPQVNLSIGYNQTDEVPMFYEIYPGSIIDNTECQKMVDRARSYGCKDVGFILDREYFSIENIKYFERNDYDYILMAKGNAAFITKSIEESAALLREGYQYYMEDYELYGKTIEKELFNTGNKQYIHVYYDGVAAEREKIIINQRFHKLDQQLEEKRNKIIKRQEDVAGYKKYYKLKFDENGYFQSYTRKDKEIKGLINRAGFFTIITSRKMSAIEALKIYRDRDAIEKVFRMEKTYLGNDVFRVHLDEHLESKVFISFIALIIRNEIYKSLKPLYLKNKKEYTVPKVLREYDKMGVTKLSDKKYHIRYKLTNKQKKILKQIGINEKDYLEFARETIKPLDKD, from the coding sequence ATGAAATATAATCCTGTGGTTAGACCTGATAGAACTGTCATTGTCAAAAACAATGGACGTCAATATGTCTACTTAACTCAATGTGTTAAGTATTCTCCCCAATTAAAACGTTCTGTCCCGTCACGTGTTTCTATTGGCAAGCTTGATGAAAATGGCATGCTAATTCCCAATAAGAAATATTTTGAATTGTTTCCTGATTCTAACGATTTAGATGAACTCGGTGACAGAGCTGATTTTATTTCCATTGGCCCTCATTTGGTTGTAGATAAAATTTCTGGTCAGTTATCTTTATATTCTCTTCTTGAAACTGTTTTTCATGATAAAGCAGATAAGATCCTTGACATCGCTACCTATATGATTATGTCTGAAAATAATGTCATGCAGTATTTTGATGATTATGGCTATAGCCATTCTTTATTTAATAAAGCTAATTTTACAGACGGCACTATTGGAAAACTGCTAGGCTCTTTAACGGGTTGTCAAATGGATTTATTTATCAGGTCGTGGGTGGCTATGCAAAATAAGGATGGCATCTATGTTTGCTATGATTCTTCCAATATGAATACTGTGGCAGGGTCATTGACATTGGCAGAGTATGGACATGCGAAAGATGATCCTGACCTGCCACAGGTGAATTTGTCTATAGGATATAATCAGACAGATGAAGTTCCCATGTTTTATGAAATATATCCAGGAAGTATCATAGATAATACAGAATGTCAAAAAATGGTAGATAGAGCGAGATCCTATGGATGCAAAGATGTGGGATTCATATTGGATAGAGAATATTTTTCCATAGAAAATATAAAATATTTTGAAAGGAATGATTATGACTATATTCTTATGGCGAAAGGTAATGCAGCATTTATTACAAAGTCAATAGAAGAAAGTGCAGCATTGCTAAGAGAAGGGTATCAATACTATATGGAAGATTATGAGCTGTATGGGAAAACAATAGAAAAGGAATTATTCAATACAGGGAACAAACAATATATACATGTATATTATGATGGAGTCGCTGCTGAAAGAGAGAAGATCATCATAAATCAGAGATTTCATAAATTGGATCAGCAACTGGAAGAAAAGAGAAACAAGATCATAAAAAGGCAGGAAGATGTAGCGGGATATAAGAAATATTATAAGCTGAAATTTGATGAAAATGGATATTTTCAAAGTTATACAAGAAAAGATAAGGAGATAAAGGGACTCATAAATAGAGCTGGGTTCTTTACAATCATCACATCACGAAAAATGAGTGCAATAGAAGCGTTAAAAATATATAGAGATAGAGATGCGATAGAGAAAGTATTTAGAATGGAGAAGACATATTTAGGCAACGATGTATTTAGAGTGCATTTGGATGAACATTTAGAAAGCAAAGTATTTATATCATTTATAGCGCTTATCATAAGGAACGAGATTTACAAGTCATTAAAACCATTATATCTAAAAAACAAAAAAGAATATACAGTACCAAAGGTTTTGAGAGAATACGATAAAATGGGAGTAACAAAGTTATCAGATAAGAAATATCATATAAGGTATAAATTAACCAATAAGCAAAAGAAAATCTTAAAGCAAATAGGAATAAATGAAAAAGATTATTTAGAATTCGCAAGAGAAACTATCAAGCCATTAGATAAGGACTAA
- a CDS encoding winged helix-turn-helix transcriptional regulator, whose translation MGSKWKLLILRDLLNGTKRYNELRRSLPEISQKVLTSTLKSMVSDGIVVRTAYPEVPPRVEYSLSSLGESMKPVIASMEQWGYHYKETLNK comes from the coding sequence ATTGGCAGCAAATGGAAATTATTAATATTAAGAGATTTATTAAATGGCACAAAGCGCTATAACGAATTAAGAAGATCTCTTCCAGAAATATCACAAAAGGTTCTTACATCAACTTTAAAATCAATGGTCAGTGATGGAATTGTTGTAAGAACAGCTTATCCAGAAGTTCCACCACGTGTTGAATACTCATTAAGTTCTTTAGGTGAATCTATGAAACCAGTCATTGCCTCAATGGAACAATGGGGTTATCATTATAAGGAAACACTCAATAAATAA
- a CDS encoding IS256 family transposase, whose protein sequence is MDTTFNSKDLIKQLVKEQHFTSTTDVMNCMKEMFADVLQETLNAEMDDYLGFDKSQRRADSSQEKNYRNGSTKRTLKTQLGEVQINVPRDRNGEFESGIIGKYQRNADGLEERILSLYATGMSLNDIKDQIKQLYDVDISSELVSKITDKIMPIVTDWQNRPLDNYYPFVFMDAIHYKVREDHHIVTKASYVVLAINEEGMKEVLGIWVGASESSKYWTGVLNELKSRGVSKVSLFCVDGLTGFKEAIEAVYPTARVQRCIIHQIRNSTKFVSYKHIKEFMKNLKLVYQANTEEMALNQLSVFKEKWNKHYPSAVKSWEDNWDILSTYFDYPVEIRKVIYTTNIIEGLNRQFRKITKTKSSFPTDESLRKILYLAVEKISKKWTVRYRDWDKIMAQLRIMEE, encoded by the coding sequence ATGGACACAACTTTTAATTCTAAAGATTTAATCAAACAACTTGTTAAGGAACAACATTTTACATCAACAACAGATGTCATGAACTGTATGAAAGAGATGTTTGCTGATGTTCTTCAAGAAACACTTAATGCTGAAATGGATGATTATCTTGGTTTCGATAAATCCCAAAGAAGAGCAGATTCTTCTCAAGAGAAGAACTATCGTAATGGTTCTACTAAAAGAACTCTTAAAACTCAGCTTGGTGAAGTTCAAATTAATGTACCTAGAGATAGAAATGGCGAGTTTGAATCTGGCATTATTGGGAAATATCAAAGAAATGCTGATGGTCTTGAAGAAAGAATATTATCCCTTTATGCAACAGGTATGTCCTTGAATGATATCAAAGACCAGATTAAACAACTTTATGATGTTGATATCTCATCAGAATTGGTAAGCAAAATTACCGATAAGATTATGCCTATTGTTACTGATTGGCAAAACAGACCATTAGATAATTATTATCCATTTGTCTTTATGGATGCAATACATTATAAAGTCAGAGAAGATCATCATATCGTGACAAAAGCATCATATGTTGTTTTGGCCATTAATGAAGAAGGAATGAAGGAAGTGCTAGGTATTTGGGTTGGTGCAAGTGAATCAAGTAAATATTGGACAGGAGTTCTTAATGAACTGAAAAGTAGAGGTGTATCCAAGGTTTCACTATTCTGCGTTGATGGATTGACAGGTTTTAAAGAAGCAATAGAAGCAGTTTATCCAACAGCTAGAGTTCAAAGATGTATTATCCATCAAATTAGAAACAGCACCAAATTTGTAAGTTATAAACATATCAAAGAATTCATGAAAAATCTTAAATTGGTCTACCAGGCAAATACAGAAGAAATGGCATTGAATCAGTTATCAGTCTTCAAAGAGAAGTGGAATAAGCATTATCCATCAGCTGTAAAGAGTTGGGAAGACAATTGGGATATCTTATCAACATATTTTGATTATCCAGTGGAAATTAGAAAGGTCATCTATACAACAAATATAATAGAAGGGTTGAATAGGCAATTTAGAAAGATTACCAAAACAAAATCATCATTTCCAACCGATGAAAGTCTAAGAAAGATATTATATCTGGCAGTAGAAAAAATAAGTAAAAAGTGGACGGTAAGATATAGAGATTGGGATAAGATCATGGCACAATTAAGAATAATGGAAGAATAA
- the ltrA gene encoding group II intron reverse transcriptase/maturase, giving the protein MDSERNGGNENMKTDNTLLEEMLSDTNLELAFTQVKRNKGASGVDGMEVAELKDYLDKHLEEIKDSIRNKTYKPQPVRRVEIPKPDGGIRNLGVPTVLDRFVQQAIAQVLIPIYEPIFSDNSFGFRPNRCCEMAIIKALEYMNEGYQWIVDIDLEKFFDTVNHDKLISLVMKDVKSGEIVSLIRKYLVSGIMIDNEYKESVVGTPQGGNLSPLLSNIVLNELDKEMEARGLRFTRYADDCIILVGSSKAADRVMENISKFIEKKLGLKVNMTKSKVSKPNDIKYLGFGFYYDSFSSMWKAKPHEKSIATLQTKLRRLTNRSWSVSWEYRILKIRQLVNGWINYYRIGNFIKVCRKLDAQIRFRIRMYLWKKWKTIGNREKQLRKLGALPWQAKTWANSRKSYARCASTFLQTRITNDLLYRKGLPSMVAQYQLKHISV; this is encoded by the coding sequence ATGGATAGCGAAAGAAATGGAGGTAACGAAAATATGAAAACTGATAACACATTGCTTGAGGAAATGCTTAGTGATACTAATCTAGAACTAGCATTTACACAAGTCAAACGAAACAAAGGTGCAAGTGGAGTAGATGGAATGGAAGTAGCTGAACTTAAAGACTATTTAGATAAACATCTAGAAGAAATTAAGGACAGTATACGAAACAAGACATATAAGCCACAACCTGTGAGAAGAGTAGAAATACCCAAACCCGATGGCGGAATACGAAATCTAGGAGTGCCAACAGTACTTGATAGATTTGTCCAACAAGCCATAGCCCAAGTGTTAATACCTATCTATGAACCAATATTCAGTGACAATAGTTTTGGATTTAGACCAAATAGATGTTGCGAAATGGCAATCATCAAAGCATTGGAATATATGAATGAAGGCTATCAGTGGATAGTAGATATAGACCTAGAAAAGTTCTTTGATACAGTTAATCATGATAAACTTATTTCACTTGTCATGAAAGATGTAAAGAGTGGAGAAATAGTATCCCTAATTAGGAAATATCTAGTAAGCGGGATTATGATTGATAATGAATATAAAGAGTCAGTCGTAGGAACACCACAAGGTGGAAATCTAAGTCCGCTACTCAGTAACATAGTTCTCAATGAACTAGATAAGGAAATGGAAGCACGAGGACTAAGATTCACACGATATGCAGATGATTGTATTATATTAGTGGGTAGCAGTAAAGCCGCCGATAGAGTAATGGAAAACATTAGTAAATTCATAGAAAAGAAACTAGGACTTAAAGTAAATATGACTAAAAGTAAAGTTTCCAAACCTAATGATATTAAATATCTAGGATTTGGATTCTATTATGACTCTTTTTCATCTATGTGGAAAGCAAAACCACATGAGAAATCTATCGCAACACTGCAAACAAAACTAAGGAGACTAACAAATAGAAGTTGGTCAGTATCGTGGGAATATAGAATACTTAAGATAAGACAACTTGTAAATGGGTGGATTAACTATTACCGTATTGGAAATTTTATAAAAGTCTGTAGAAAACTAGATGCACAAATAAGATTTAGGATACGTATGTACTTATGGAAGAAATGGAAAACCATAGGAAATAGAGAAAAGCAACTAAGAAAGTTAGGGGCATTACCATGGCAAGCTAAAACTTGGGCAAACAGTCGAAAATCATATGCAAGATGTGCAAGTACATTTCTTCAAACAAGAATAACTAATGATTTATTATATAGAAAAGGACTACCATCAATGGTAGCCCAATATCAGTTAAAACATATTTCAGTATAG
- a CDS encoding VOC family protein, with product MKFNEIMHLSFYTDQMDVMRDFYENKLGLKAKIIMRYDAYKDNPKRQAWTKRARTLPKDIAYIFIEIAPGQYLELFPKADGQKEHEPANSRVGYSHFALMVDDIFQAREELVQAGIEIDVEPNKGQSQTWQMWIHDPDGNKFEIMQYTDLSLQHHGNIEEDRQKYSL from the coding sequence ATGAAATTTAATGAAATAATGCATTTATCATTTTATACAGACCAGATGGATGTTATGAGAGATTTTTATGAAAATAAGTTAGGTTTAAAAGCAAAGATTATCATGCGATATGATGCTTACAAAGATAATCCTAAACGTCAAGCTTGGACCAAAAGAGCCAGAACACTTCCTAAAGATATTGCTTATATTTTTATTGAAATAGCACCGGGTCAATATTTAGAACTCTTTCCTAAAGCTGATGGTCAAAAAGAACATGAACCAGCAAATTCAAGAGTAGGATATTCTCATTTTGCATTAATGGTTGATGACATATTTCAAGCAAGAGAAGAACTTGTTCAGGCAGGAATAGAAATAGATGTTGAACCAAATAAAGGGCAATCCCAGACATGGCAAATGTGGATACATGATCCTGATGGTAATAAATTTGAAATTATGCAATATACGGATTTATCTTTACAACATCATGGAAATATTGAAGAAGATAGACAAAAATATAGCTTATAA
- a CDS encoding 6-phospho-beta-glucosidase, with amino-acid sequence MFKGKRKEELKNVKKRFFWGGATAANQFEGAYLEGGKGLSIADVERGARHGVRRQIDENIQEGVLYPSHNASDFYHHYKEDIALMAQMGFKCYRMSIAWTRIFPNGDDEKPCEEGLQFYDDVFDELHKYGIEPVVTLHHYEMPLALVKKYDSWRNRKLVDFAVKYAKVVFERYKNKVKYWLTFNEINALFINPRPWHQAGIIYRYDENEADVKLQVAHHQLLASALTVIEGHKINPDFQIGCMLIYPLTYAYTCKPSDQVLTREKMLKTYYFGDVHVRGKYTNTCRSYAQMINGHFTMEKGDEDILKEGTVDFLAFSYYFSQVESDEPLMEVVGNIAKGGRNPYLEITAWDWQIDPIGLRISLNNLYDRYQKPLFIVENGMGAIDKFENGTVHDDYRIDYLQKHLTEMKKAVDIDKVDLMGYTMWGCIDLVSAGTGEMRKRYGFVYVDRDDEGKGTLKRYPKDSFYWYKHVIETNGESL; translated from the coding sequence ATGTTTAAAGGAAAAAGAAAAGAGGAACTAAAAAATGTTAAGAAAAGATTTTTTTGGGGTGGTGCCACAGCTGCGAATCAATTTGAAGGCGCATATTTAGAAGGTGGCAAAGGATTAAGTATTGCAGATGTTGAAAGAGGAGCCAGACATGGTGTGCGACGTCAAATAGATGAAAATATTCAAGAGGGTGTTTTATACCCAAGTCATAATGCGAGTGATTTTTATCATCATTATAAAGAGGATATTGCCTTGATGGCGCAGATGGGTTTTAAATGTTATCGTATGTCTATCGCATGGACAAGAATTTTTCCAAATGGCGATGATGAAAAGCCTTGTGAGGAAGGATTGCAATTTTATGATGATGTTTTTGATGAATTGCATAAATATGGCATTGAACCTGTTGTGACATTACACCATTATGAAATGCCATTAGCGTTAGTTAAAAAATATGATTCATGGAGAAATCGAAAACTTGTTGATTTTGCTGTAAAATATGCCAAAGTTGTTTTTGAAAGATATAAGAATAAGGTTAAATATTGGTTAACGTTTAATGAAATCAATGCGCTCTTTATTAATCCAAGACCTTGGCATCAGGCAGGAATTATATATCGTTATGATGAAAATGAGGCAGATGTGAAATTACAGGTGGCTCATCATCAGTTGCTAGCGAGTGCTTTAACAGTGATTGAAGGTCACAAAATTAATCCTGATTTTCAAATTGGCTGTATGTTAATTTATCCTTTGACCTATGCATATACATGTAAACCATCAGACCAGGTTTTAACGAGAGAAAAAATGTTAAAGACATATTATTTTGGAGATGTTCATGTGAGAGGGAAATATACAAATACTTGTCGTTCATATGCTCAAATGATCAATGGTCATTTCACAATGGAAAAGGGCGATGAAGATATTTTAAAAGAGGGAACAGTAGATTTTTTAGCTTTTAGTTATTATTTTTCTCAAGTAGAGAGTGATGAGCCACTTATGGAAGTTGTAGGGAATATTGCGAAAGGTGGAAGAAATCCATATTTAGAGATAACAGCGTGGGATTGGCAAATTGATCCAATAGGATTAAGAATTTCATTGAATAATCTATATGATCGTTATCAAAAACCATTATTTATTGTAGAAAACGGTATGGGAGCGATTGATAAATTTGAAAATGGAACAGTTCATGATGATTATCGTATTGATTATCTTCAAAAACATTTGACTGAAATGAAGAAAGCTGTTGATATAGATAAAGTTGATTTAATGGGATATACGATGTGGGGATGTATTGATCTTGTTTCAGCTGGAACTGGTGAAATGCGTAAGCGTTATGGTTTTGTCTATGTTGATAGAGATGATGAAGGTAAAGGTACTCTTAAACGTTACCCTAAAGACTCTTTCTATTGGTATAAACATGTGATAGAAACAAATGGGGAATCTTTATAA
- a CDS encoding heme-binding protein — MINDILMQEKEYTFSCFTHQDAYYIGQNIINQIQESHAKPVRIRITLHNDIVFQYLMEGKTGETWLDKKQRTVEKFKHSSYYIYLQNEENHQYDYLKDQYAICGGGFPITVNHQVIGSICVSGLQHNQDHQLIIYALQCLKEKEKRN, encoded by the coding sequence ATGATTAATGATATATTAATGCAAGAAAAAGAATATACGTTTTCTTGTTTTACACATCAAGATGCTTATTATATTGGACAAAATATTATCAATCAAATACAAGAATCACATGCAAAACCAGTACGCATTAGAATCACTTTACATAATGATATTGTTTTTCAATATTTAATGGAAGGAAAAACTGGAGAAACTTGGCTTGATAAAAAACAAAGAACAGTAGAAAAATTTAAGCATTCATCTTATTATATCTATTTACAAAATGAAGAAAATCACCAATACGATTATTTAAAAGATCAATATGCGATTTGTGGTGGCGGTTTTCCTATTACTGTCAATCATCAAGTTATTGGAAGTATTTGTGTTTCAGGTTTACAACATAATCAAGATCATCAATTAATTATTTATGCATTACAATGTTTAAAGGAAAAAGAAAAGAGGAACTAA